The following proteins are encoded in a genomic region of Vigna radiata var. radiata cultivar VC1973A unplaced genomic scaffold, Vradiata_ver6 scaffold_7, whole genome shotgun sequence:
- the LOC106753900 gene encoding transportin MOS14 isoform X2, producing MELAMKVAEAVHVLNHDTQSCNRVAANQWLVQFQQTHAAWDVATAILTADRHLPLASNFEVEFFAAQILKRKIQNEGYLLQLGVKDALLNALLLAVKRFSTGPPQLLTQICLALSALVLQVAAYGNPIEQLFYSLQNLQSQDDGNIAVLEMLTVLPEEVVDNQRIDSKISSLHKSHYTQELLSHTPMVLEFLLQQSEINFDGSVQQHERNRKILRCLLSWVRHCTDDSLGFCIFSVKAGCFSEISPGTLPAHPLLNFVFNSLQVSLSFDLAIEVLVELVTKHEGVPQILLCRVQYLKEVLLFPALTRGDMKVIGGLACLLSEIGQAAPSLIVEASAEALALTDALLSCVAFSSEDWEIADSTLQFWSTLAGYILGIEDGAKSRKHMEDIFSPVFSTLLDSLLLRSQVDDCTYNDDGRVVDLLDGLIHFRMNLVELLVDICHLLGSTTFMQKLFIGGWACQNLSIPWKEVESKLFALNAVADVIIQDGQSYDFSVVMQLVTMLSIKPSDGLKGFICIVYRSLADVVGSYSKWISAFKENFRSLLLFLAIGISEPLSSNACASALRKVCEDASVVIYEPSNLEILMWIGEGLEKWNLSLEDEEEVMHAISLVLGSVSNRELKNNLLARLLSSSYEAIGKLVDPEMSLSLKQNPASYTQVLNAASRGLHRIGTVFSHLSISVATEPATDDSILSLLRVFWPILEKIFGSEHMENGNLSVAACRALSLAVQSSGQHFVTLLPKVMDWLSTNFVLFQSHECYIRTASIVIEEFGHLEEYGPLFVTLFERFTHAASVMALTSSYICDQEPDLVEAYTNFASTFIRSCNKDALSACASLLEVSIQKAAICCTAMHRGAALAAMSYLSCFLDVGLLSLLECMNCITEGSFNITAIHVISHSGEGLVSNVVYALLGVSAMSRVHKCATILQQLAAICTLSERTTWKAILCWQTLHGWLQYAVQALPAEYLNHGEAEAIVPLWSKALADAASDYLESKNSDGLKSDFGHMQGKGGRVLKRLVREFADAHRNIPNLT from the exons ATGGAACTGGCAATGAAGGTGGCAGAGGCGGTCCATGTGCTCAACCATGATACCCAATCCTGCAATCGCGTCGCAGCCAATCAGTGGCTTGTTCAGTTCCAACAGACCCATGCCGCCTGGGACGTTGCCACTGCCATCCTCACGGCCGATCGCCACCTCCCCCTCGCCTCCAATTTTGAGGTCGAGTTCTTCGCAGCGCAGATTCTCAAACGCAAg ATTCAAAATGAAGGTTATCTACTGCAGTTAGGAGTTAAAGATGCTTTGTTAAATGCCCTTCTTCTTGCCGTGAAAAGATTCAGTACTGGTCCACCTCAG CTTTTGACACAGATCTGTCTTGCCCTCTCTGCACTTGTACTCCAAGTTGCTGCATATGGAAACCCAATTGAGCAGCTCTTTTACAGTCTGCAGAATCTGCAAAGCCAAGATGATGGCAATATTGCTGTCCTTGAGATGCTCACTGTCCTGCCAGAGGAAGTTGTTGACAACCAGCGTATTGACTCTAAAATTAGTTCATTACACAAAAGCCACTATACCCAAGAG CTTCTCTCCCATACACCTATGGTTCTTGAGTTCTTGCTGCAGCAGtctgaaataaattttgatggTTCTGTGCAACAACAtgaaagaaacaggaaaattCTACGCTGCTTATTGAGTTGGGTGCGCCATTGTACTGATGACTCATTGGGTTTTTGCATTTTTTCT GTTAAAGCAGGTTGCTTCTCAGAGATATCTCCTGGAACATTGCCAGCACACCCACTTCTAAATTTTGTGTTCAACTCATTGCAG GTTTCATTATCATTTGATCTAGCCATTGAAGTTCTTGTTGAACTTGTGACTAAACACGAG GGAGTACCCCAAATTTTGTTATGCAGGGTACAATATTTAAAGGAAGTACTTCTTTTTCCAGCTCTTACTAGGGGAGACATGAAAGTAATTGGTGGCCTCGCTTGCTTGTTGTCAGAAATTGGACAGGCT GCTCCATCTCTTATTGTTGAAGCAAGTGCAGAAGCTCTTGCTCTTACAGACGCCCTCTTGAG CTGCGTGGCATTTTCAAGTGAAGATTGGGAGATTGCAGACTCAACACTTCAGTTTTG GTCTACTCTTGCAGGCTATATACTTGGCATTGAAGATGGTGCAAAAAGTAGAAAACATATGGAAGACATTTTTTCTCCTGTCTTCTCAACATTACTTGATTCACTGTTATTGCGTTCTCAG GTGGATGATTGTACATACAATGATGACGGAAGAGTAGTTGATTTGCTTGATGGTCTTATCCATTTCAGGATGAACCTAGTAGAACTTTTGGTGGATATATGCCACCTGTTAGGATCTACTACGTTTATGCAAAAG CTCTTTATTGGTGGGTGGGCATGTCAAAATCTATCAATCCCTTGGAAGGAAGTGGAAAGCAAACTATTTGCTCTTAATGCT GTGGCTGATGTAATCATACAGGATGGCCAAAGTTATGATTTCTCTGTAGTTATGCAGTTGGTGACCATGTTATCCATTAAACCTTCTGATGGCTTGAAGGGCTTCATTTGCATT GTATACAGATCCCTGGCAGATGTTGTTGGTTCATATTCCAAGTGGATATCTGCTTTTAAGGAAAATTTTAGATCCTTGCT ATTATTTCTTGCTATTGGGATTTCAGAACCTCTATCTTCAAATGCTTGTGCATCTGCCTTGCGAAAAGTCTGTGAAGATGCTTCTGTAGTAATTTATGAGCCttcaaatttggaaattttaatGTGGATAGGAGAG GGTTTAGAGAAATGGAATTTATCTTTGGAAGATGAGGAAGAAGTTATGCATGCAATAAGTCTGGTTCTTGGTTCTGTGTCCAATCGGGAACTAAAGAACAACTTATTGGCTAGATTGCTTTCATCTAGCTATGAAGCTATTGGGAAACTT GTTGATCCCGAAATGAGCCTGTCTCTTAAACAGAACCCTGCTTCTTATACACAAGTTTTAAATGCTGCCTCTAGAGGGTTGCACAG AATTGGAACTGTATTCAGTCATCTTTCCATATCCGTGGCAACTGAACCTGCTACAGATGACTCAATACTTTCACTGCTAAGGGTTTTCTGGCCAATCTTGGAGAAAATATTTGGCTCTGAGCATATGGAGAATGGAAATTTATCTGTAGCAGCTTGCCGAGCTCTTTCACTAGCTGTTCAATCTTCAG GTCAACATTTTGTGACATTACTGCCCAAGGTGATGGACTGGCtttcaacaaattttgttttgttccaAAGTCATGAATGTTATATAAGAACTG CTTCCATTGTCATTGAAGAATTTGGTCACCTAGAGGAGTATGGACCTTTATTTGTTACTTTGTTTGAAAGATTTACTCATGCAGCTTCTGTAATGGCCCTAACTTCCTCCTACATATGTGACCAAGAACCTGACTTAGTGGAGGCCTACACCAATTTTGCATCAACATTTATCCGATCCTGTAACAAg GATGCCCTATCAGCATGTGCTTCTCTTCTTGAAGTTTCTATCCAAAAGGCAGCTATATGTTGCACAGCCATGCACCGTGGTGCCGCGCTTGCTGCAATGTCATATTTATCTT GTTTTTTAGATGTGGGCCTTCTCTCTCTGTTAGAATGTATGAATTGTATTACCGAGGGATCATTCAACATTACAGCCATTCACGTTATATCTCACAGTGGTGAGGGGCTTGTATCTAATGTGGTGTATGCTTTACTTGGTGTGTCTGCTATGTCTCGG GTTCATAAGTGCGCAACAATTTTGCAACAACTAGCAGCAATTTGCACACTATCTGAAAGAACAACATGGAAGGCTATACTTTGCTGGCAAACACTTCATGGCTGGCTGCAGTATGCG GTTCAGGCTCTTCCTGCTGAATACCTAAACCATGGAGAAGCAGAGGCCATAGTGCCACTTTGGTCAAAGGCACTTGCTGATGCAGCCTCTGATTATCTTGAGAGCAAGAACTCTGATGGATTAAAGAGCGATTTCGGACATATGCAAGGGAAGGGTGGCAGAGTTCTAAAGCGGCTGGTTCGGGAATTTGCTGATGCTCACCGAAATATTCCAAATTTAACTTGA
- the LOC106753900 gene encoding transportin MOS14 isoform X1, with amino-acid sequence MELAMKVAEAVHVLNHDTQSCNRVAANQWLVQFQQTHAAWDVATAILTADRHLPLASNFEVEFFAAQILKRKIQNEGYLLQLGVKDALLNALLLAVKRFSTGPPQLLTQICLALSALVLQVAAYGNPIEQLFYSLQNLQSQDDGNIAVLEMLTVLPEEVVDNQRIDSKISSLHKSHYTQELLSHTPMVLEFLLQQSEINFDGSVQQHERNRKILRCLLSWVRHCTDDSLGFCIFSVKAGCFSEISPGTLPAHPLLNFVFNSLQVSLSFDLAIEVLVELVTKHEGVPQILLCRVQYLKEVLLFPALTRGDMKVIGGLACLLSEIGQAAPSLIVEASAEALALTDALLSCVAFSSEDWEIADSTLQFWSTLAGYILGIEDGAKSRKHMEDIFSPVFSTLLDSLLLRSQVDDCTYNDDGRVVDLLDGLIHFRMNLVELLVDICHLLGSTTFMQKVLWKLFIGGWACQNLSIPWKEVESKLFALNAVADVIIQDGQSYDFSVVMQLVTMLSIKPSDGLKGFICIVYRSLADVVGSYSKWISAFKENFRSLLLFLAIGISEPLSSNACASALRKVCEDASVVIYEPSNLEILMWIGEGLEKWNLSLEDEEEVMHAISLVLGSVSNRELKNNLLARLLSSSYEAIGKLVDPEMSLSLKQNPASYTQVLNAASRGLHRIGTVFSHLSISVATEPATDDSILSLLRVFWPILEKIFGSEHMENGNLSVAACRALSLAVQSSGQHFVTLLPKVMDWLSTNFVLFQSHECYIRTASIVIEEFGHLEEYGPLFVTLFERFTHAASVMALTSSYICDQEPDLVEAYTNFASTFIRSCNKDALSACASLLEVSIQKAAICCTAMHRGAALAAMSYLSCFLDVGLLSLLECMNCITEGSFNITAIHVISHSGEGLVSNVVYALLGVSAMSRVHKCATILQQLAAICTLSERTTWKAILCWQTLHGWLQYAVQALPAEYLNHGEAEAIVPLWSKALADAASDYLESKNSDGLKSDFGHMQGKGGRVLKRLVREFADAHRNIPNLT; translated from the exons ATGGAACTGGCAATGAAGGTGGCAGAGGCGGTCCATGTGCTCAACCATGATACCCAATCCTGCAATCGCGTCGCAGCCAATCAGTGGCTTGTTCAGTTCCAACAGACCCATGCCGCCTGGGACGTTGCCACTGCCATCCTCACGGCCGATCGCCACCTCCCCCTCGCCTCCAATTTTGAGGTCGAGTTCTTCGCAGCGCAGATTCTCAAACGCAAg ATTCAAAATGAAGGTTATCTACTGCAGTTAGGAGTTAAAGATGCTTTGTTAAATGCCCTTCTTCTTGCCGTGAAAAGATTCAGTACTGGTCCACCTCAG CTTTTGACACAGATCTGTCTTGCCCTCTCTGCACTTGTACTCCAAGTTGCTGCATATGGAAACCCAATTGAGCAGCTCTTTTACAGTCTGCAGAATCTGCAAAGCCAAGATGATGGCAATATTGCTGTCCTTGAGATGCTCACTGTCCTGCCAGAGGAAGTTGTTGACAACCAGCGTATTGACTCTAAAATTAGTTCATTACACAAAAGCCACTATACCCAAGAG CTTCTCTCCCATACACCTATGGTTCTTGAGTTCTTGCTGCAGCAGtctgaaataaattttgatggTTCTGTGCAACAACAtgaaagaaacaggaaaattCTACGCTGCTTATTGAGTTGGGTGCGCCATTGTACTGATGACTCATTGGGTTTTTGCATTTTTTCT GTTAAAGCAGGTTGCTTCTCAGAGATATCTCCTGGAACATTGCCAGCACACCCACTTCTAAATTTTGTGTTCAACTCATTGCAG GTTTCATTATCATTTGATCTAGCCATTGAAGTTCTTGTTGAACTTGTGACTAAACACGAG GGAGTACCCCAAATTTTGTTATGCAGGGTACAATATTTAAAGGAAGTACTTCTTTTTCCAGCTCTTACTAGGGGAGACATGAAAGTAATTGGTGGCCTCGCTTGCTTGTTGTCAGAAATTGGACAGGCT GCTCCATCTCTTATTGTTGAAGCAAGTGCAGAAGCTCTTGCTCTTACAGACGCCCTCTTGAG CTGCGTGGCATTTTCAAGTGAAGATTGGGAGATTGCAGACTCAACACTTCAGTTTTG GTCTACTCTTGCAGGCTATATACTTGGCATTGAAGATGGTGCAAAAAGTAGAAAACATATGGAAGACATTTTTTCTCCTGTCTTCTCAACATTACTTGATTCACTGTTATTGCGTTCTCAG GTGGATGATTGTACATACAATGATGACGGAAGAGTAGTTGATTTGCTTGATGGTCTTATCCATTTCAGGATGAACCTAGTAGAACTTTTGGTGGATATATGCCACCTGTTAGGATCTACTACGTTTATGCAAAAGGTGCTTTGGAAA CTCTTTATTGGTGGGTGGGCATGTCAAAATCTATCAATCCCTTGGAAGGAAGTGGAAAGCAAACTATTTGCTCTTAATGCT GTGGCTGATGTAATCATACAGGATGGCCAAAGTTATGATTTCTCTGTAGTTATGCAGTTGGTGACCATGTTATCCATTAAACCTTCTGATGGCTTGAAGGGCTTCATTTGCATT GTATACAGATCCCTGGCAGATGTTGTTGGTTCATATTCCAAGTGGATATCTGCTTTTAAGGAAAATTTTAGATCCTTGCT ATTATTTCTTGCTATTGGGATTTCAGAACCTCTATCTTCAAATGCTTGTGCATCTGCCTTGCGAAAAGTCTGTGAAGATGCTTCTGTAGTAATTTATGAGCCttcaaatttggaaattttaatGTGGATAGGAGAG GGTTTAGAGAAATGGAATTTATCTTTGGAAGATGAGGAAGAAGTTATGCATGCAATAAGTCTGGTTCTTGGTTCTGTGTCCAATCGGGAACTAAAGAACAACTTATTGGCTAGATTGCTTTCATCTAGCTATGAAGCTATTGGGAAACTT GTTGATCCCGAAATGAGCCTGTCTCTTAAACAGAACCCTGCTTCTTATACACAAGTTTTAAATGCTGCCTCTAGAGGGTTGCACAG AATTGGAACTGTATTCAGTCATCTTTCCATATCCGTGGCAACTGAACCTGCTACAGATGACTCAATACTTTCACTGCTAAGGGTTTTCTGGCCAATCTTGGAGAAAATATTTGGCTCTGAGCATATGGAGAATGGAAATTTATCTGTAGCAGCTTGCCGAGCTCTTTCACTAGCTGTTCAATCTTCAG GTCAACATTTTGTGACATTACTGCCCAAGGTGATGGACTGGCtttcaacaaattttgttttgttccaAAGTCATGAATGTTATATAAGAACTG CTTCCATTGTCATTGAAGAATTTGGTCACCTAGAGGAGTATGGACCTTTATTTGTTACTTTGTTTGAAAGATTTACTCATGCAGCTTCTGTAATGGCCCTAACTTCCTCCTACATATGTGACCAAGAACCTGACTTAGTGGAGGCCTACACCAATTTTGCATCAACATTTATCCGATCCTGTAACAAg GATGCCCTATCAGCATGTGCTTCTCTTCTTGAAGTTTCTATCCAAAAGGCAGCTATATGTTGCACAGCCATGCACCGTGGTGCCGCGCTTGCTGCAATGTCATATTTATCTT GTTTTTTAGATGTGGGCCTTCTCTCTCTGTTAGAATGTATGAATTGTATTACCGAGGGATCATTCAACATTACAGCCATTCACGTTATATCTCACAGTGGTGAGGGGCTTGTATCTAATGTGGTGTATGCTTTACTTGGTGTGTCTGCTATGTCTCGG GTTCATAAGTGCGCAACAATTTTGCAACAACTAGCAGCAATTTGCACACTATCTGAAAGAACAACATGGAAGGCTATACTTTGCTGGCAAACACTTCATGGCTGGCTGCAGTATGCG GTTCAGGCTCTTCCTGCTGAATACCTAAACCATGGAGAAGCAGAGGCCATAGTGCCACTTTGGTCAAAGGCACTTGCTGATGCAGCCTCTGATTATCTTGAGAGCAAGAACTCTGATGGATTAAAGAGCGATTTCGGACATATGCAAGGGAAGGGTGGCAGAGTTCTAAAGCGGCTGGTTCGGGAATTTGCTGATGCTCACCGAAATATTCCAAATTTAACTTGA
- the LOC106753900 gene encoding transportin MOS14 isoform X3, which produces MELAMKVAEAVHVLNHDTQSCNRVAANQWLVQFQQTHAAWDVATAILTADRHLPLASNFEVEFFAAQILKRKIQNEGYLLQLGVKDALLNALLLAVKRFSTGPPQLLTQICLALSALVLQVAAYGNPIEQLFYSLQNLQSQDDGNIAVLEMLTVLPEEVVDNQRIDSKISSLHKSHYTQELLSHTPMVLEFLLQQSEINFDGSVQQHERNRKILRCLLSWVKAGCFSEISPGTLPAHPLLNFVFNSLQVSLSFDLAIEVLVELVTKHEGVPQILLCRVQYLKEVLLFPALTRGDMKVIGGLACLLSEIGQAAPSLIVEASAEALALTDALLSCVAFSSEDWEIADSTLQFWSTLAGYILGIEDGAKSRKHMEDIFSPVFSTLLDSLLLRSQVDDCTYNDDGRVVDLLDGLIHFRMNLVELLVDICHLLGSTTFMQKVLWKLFIGGWACQNLSIPWKEVESKLFALNAVADVIIQDGQSYDFSVVMQLVTMLSIKPSDGLKGFICIVYRSLADVVGSYSKWISAFKENFRSLLLFLAIGISEPLSSNACASALRKVCEDASVVIYEPSNLEILMWIGEGLEKWNLSLEDEEEVMHAISLVLGSVSNRELKNNLLARLLSSSYEAIGKLVDPEMSLSLKQNPASYTQVLNAASRGLHRIGTVFSHLSISVATEPATDDSILSLLRVFWPILEKIFGSEHMENGNLSVAACRALSLAVQSSGQHFVTLLPKVMDWLSTNFVLFQSHECYIRTASIVIEEFGHLEEYGPLFVTLFERFTHAASVMALTSSYICDQEPDLVEAYTNFASTFIRSCNKDALSACASLLEVSIQKAAICCTAMHRGAALAAMSYLSCFLDVGLLSLLECMNCITEGSFNITAIHVISHSGEGLVSNVVYALLGVSAMSRVHKCATILQQLAAICTLSERTTWKAILCWQTLHGWLQYAVQALPAEYLNHGEAEAIVPLWSKALADAASDYLESKNSDGLKSDFGHMQGKGGRVLKRLVREFADAHRNIPNLT; this is translated from the exons ATGGAACTGGCAATGAAGGTGGCAGAGGCGGTCCATGTGCTCAACCATGATACCCAATCCTGCAATCGCGTCGCAGCCAATCAGTGGCTTGTTCAGTTCCAACAGACCCATGCCGCCTGGGACGTTGCCACTGCCATCCTCACGGCCGATCGCCACCTCCCCCTCGCCTCCAATTTTGAGGTCGAGTTCTTCGCAGCGCAGATTCTCAAACGCAAg ATTCAAAATGAAGGTTATCTACTGCAGTTAGGAGTTAAAGATGCTTTGTTAAATGCCCTTCTTCTTGCCGTGAAAAGATTCAGTACTGGTCCACCTCAG CTTTTGACACAGATCTGTCTTGCCCTCTCTGCACTTGTACTCCAAGTTGCTGCATATGGAAACCCAATTGAGCAGCTCTTTTACAGTCTGCAGAATCTGCAAAGCCAAGATGATGGCAATATTGCTGTCCTTGAGATGCTCACTGTCCTGCCAGAGGAAGTTGTTGACAACCAGCGTATTGACTCTAAAATTAGTTCATTACACAAAAGCCACTATACCCAAGAG CTTCTCTCCCATACACCTATGGTTCTTGAGTTCTTGCTGCAGCAGtctgaaataaattttgatggTTCTGTGCAACAACAtgaaagaaacaggaaaattCTACGCTGCTTATTGAGTTGG GTTAAAGCAGGTTGCTTCTCAGAGATATCTCCTGGAACATTGCCAGCACACCCACTTCTAAATTTTGTGTTCAACTCATTGCAG GTTTCATTATCATTTGATCTAGCCATTGAAGTTCTTGTTGAACTTGTGACTAAACACGAG GGAGTACCCCAAATTTTGTTATGCAGGGTACAATATTTAAAGGAAGTACTTCTTTTTCCAGCTCTTACTAGGGGAGACATGAAAGTAATTGGTGGCCTCGCTTGCTTGTTGTCAGAAATTGGACAGGCT GCTCCATCTCTTATTGTTGAAGCAAGTGCAGAAGCTCTTGCTCTTACAGACGCCCTCTTGAG CTGCGTGGCATTTTCAAGTGAAGATTGGGAGATTGCAGACTCAACACTTCAGTTTTG GTCTACTCTTGCAGGCTATATACTTGGCATTGAAGATGGTGCAAAAAGTAGAAAACATATGGAAGACATTTTTTCTCCTGTCTTCTCAACATTACTTGATTCACTGTTATTGCGTTCTCAG GTGGATGATTGTACATACAATGATGACGGAAGAGTAGTTGATTTGCTTGATGGTCTTATCCATTTCAGGATGAACCTAGTAGAACTTTTGGTGGATATATGCCACCTGTTAGGATCTACTACGTTTATGCAAAAGGTGCTTTGGAAA CTCTTTATTGGTGGGTGGGCATGTCAAAATCTATCAATCCCTTGGAAGGAAGTGGAAAGCAAACTATTTGCTCTTAATGCT GTGGCTGATGTAATCATACAGGATGGCCAAAGTTATGATTTCTCTGTAGTTATGCAGTTGGTGACCATGTTATCCATTAAACCTTCTGATGGCTTGAAGGGCTTCATTTGCATT GTATACAGATCCCTGGCAGATGTTGTTGGTTCATATTCCAAGTGGATATCTGCTTTTAAGGAAAATTTTAGATCCTTGCT ATTATTTCTTGCTATTGGGATTTCAGAACCTCTATCTTCAAATGCTTGTGCATCTGCCTTGCGAAAAGTCTGTGAAGATGCTTCTGTAGTAATTTATGAGCCttcaaatttggaaattttaatGTGGATAGGAGAG GGTTTAGAGAAATGGAATTTATCTTTGGAAGATGAGGAAGAAGTTATGCATGCAATAAGTCTGGTTCTTGGTTCTGTGTCCAATCGGGAACTAAAGAACAACTTATTGGCTAGATTGCTTTCATCTAGCTATGAAGCTATTGGGAAACTT GTTGATCCCGAAATGAGCCTGTCTCTTAAACAGAACCCTGCTTCTTATACACAAGTTTTAAATGCTGCCTCTAGAGGGTTGCACAG AATTGGAACTGTATTCAGTCATCTTTCCATATCCGTGGCAACTGAACCTGCTACAGATGACTCAATACTTTCACTGCTAAGGGTTTTCTGGCCAATCTTGGAGAAAATATTTGGCTCTGAGCATATGGAGAATGGAAATTTATCTGTAGCAGCTTGCCGAGCTCTTTCACTAGCTGTTCAATCTTCAG GTCAACATTTTGTGACATTACTGCCCAAGGTGATGGACTGGCtttcaacaaattttgttttgttccaAAGTCATGAATGTTATATAAGAACTG CTTCCATTGTCATTGAAGAATTTGGTCACCTAGAGGAGTATGGACCTTTATTTGTTACTTTGTTTGAAAGATTTACTCATGCAGCTTCTGTAATGGCCCTAACTTCCTCCTACATATGTGACCAAGAACCTGACTTAGTGGAGGCCTACACCAATTTTGCATCAACATTTATCCGATCCTGTAACAAg GATGCCCTATCAGCATGTGCTTCTCTTCTTGAAGTTTCTATCCAAAAGGCAGCTATATGTTGCACAGCCATGCACCGTGGTGCCGCGCTTGCTGCAATGTCATATTTATCTT GTTTTTTAGATGTGGGCCTTCTCTCTCTGTTAGAATGTATGAATTGTATTACCGAGGGATCATTCAACATTACAGCCATTCACGTTATATCTCACAGTGGTGAGGGGCTTGTATCTAATGTGGTGTATGCTTTACTTGGTGTGTCTGCTATGTCTCGG GTTCATAAGTGCGCAACAATTTTGCAACAACTAGCAGCAATTTGCACACTATCTGAAAGAACAACATGGAAGGCTATACTTTGCTGGCAAACACTTCATGGCTGGCTGCAGTATGCG GTTCAGGCTCTTCCTGCTGAATACCTAAACCATGGAGAAGCAGAGGCCATAGTGCCACTTTGGTCAAAGGCACTTGCTGATGCAGCCTCTGATTATCTTGAGAGCAAGAACTCTGATGGATTAAAGAGCGATTTCGGACATATGCAAGGGAAGGGTGGCAGAGTTCTAAAGCGGCTGGTTCGGGAATTTGCTGATGCTCACCGAAATATTCCAAATTTAACTTGA